AGACGACCTAGTAAATGCGGGTGCAGTCTGGGTAGACGAGCCAGCATTAGTTGATGGCAATCTGGTTTGGGGAAGAGTGGTGAAGGACATCCCTGACTTCTGCAGGAAACTGGTCGAAACTCTAGAAAATGGAATCCGTTAACTCAGTAATATGGTGACATGATAAGGACAGATCGGCAATCGGATCCGCCGAGTAGAATCTAATTTATTCATTCTCTCTT
This region of Mesotoga infera genomic DNA includes:
- a CDS encoding type 1 glutamine amidotransferase; its protein translation is DDLVNAGAVWVDEPALVDGNLVWGRVVKDIPDFCRKLVETLENGIR